In Clostridium ljungdahlii DSM 13528, the genomic window TACGAGATTCCACCTGTAGAATTTCATGGTTTTGCAGCTGAAAAGTGGAAAAGCAATTCTGGTTATGAAGGAATTACATATTATTTTTTAGAAAGTAAAAATGGACAAATTTATACATATACAAATGCATTACCTACATATTATGATGATGTTAATTATAGGAAATCTTTTAATGAACCTGCTCCATGGAACTTAAATTGTAGTATTTGTGAATTAAGTAATATAAGTTTCAAATTAATTCACGGCAAAATTAATTCACAAAATAGGATATCTTCAAGCAGTGAATCAAATGGGACAATAATAGGTAAAAGTAATATTTTTAAATTAAATACTGAAAAGTATGATTATGATAACTGGAATGAAATTTTAGACAGGATATTTTTAGACAAGAGGGAAAAAGATCAAGAGTATAATTTAATATTTTTACAAATAGATAAATTTGGAGAAGTGGATTTTAATGATGTAACTCAAGAATTTTCTGTACCAATTTATGATAAGTTTAATAACTGCAGTAAAATTATTATTAAATTCTCCTTGGATACAAAATATATGATAAGAAGAATTGAAAGAGTTATAAAATATAACAGATCACATTATATTTTTGGAAGAATTTATATAGATGGTGAGGAGCTCGTATTTTATCCTATAACTTATTATGATGATACTGGACAAGTAGAAAATTTAACACTATAAATGGTAAATTGGTGGTGAGTATATGAACGAATGTAAACAGATACTTAATGTAATAGATGAAGTCCAAAAAAGCATTCAAGAATTATTTTTTAGTGGATTTAATACACCTAGTGATTTTGTAATAGATGAATTTTTGAGGCTTGGACTTGTTTTAGAAAGTTGTGGAATGAGTTATGGTTCTCAAAAATTAAATAGTATACATGATAAGTTGAAATCAAAAAGACATTCATTTGATTTCAACTATAGTGAATGTGTTAAAGAATATTGTGAACTAAATGAGTACTGTATAATTTGTAAAAAGAGATTGAATATATTAAATTTGAAGACAAAAATAAGCAGCTAGGAGTGGATAGTGTGAATATAAAGGAACATTTACTTAATAAAATTGAGGATGTACTTGAGGAACTAAATGTATCACAGGATGCATTGGGGTCTCTAGAAGATTATTTAGAAGATGAAGTTCAAGAAGATGAATTTTTAAATATGCTTCCTGAGGTTGATTTTAACTCGATTTCAAAGGATATATTGAGTAAGGCTGCAAAAGCATATACTTCTATAAGAAGATACAAGTCAAATGAATATATAAGAAAATACATAAATATCTTGTTTAAAATGGGAAAAGCAAGCGTGACCTATGTAATACTTAAATCTAGTTACTGGATTTCTGAATATACGGTTAATGAACTTATAAAAGCTGGAGTTGAAAAATATATAGTTCTTATAGTTTATGTAAACCGTTTGGCATATGACTATAGCAGATTAGACAATAAAAATTTTAAAACAATATATGATATGTGCAGGGAAAGTCCGGAGGATGTAATAAAGGCTTGTGAGTACTTGGATGTAAATCAAAAGATGGTAGTCTGTTCAATATATTGTAAATATAAAGGTATAGAAAAAAATGACAAGTATTATGAATTTTTAAAGGACATAGAAGATGATTTTACAAATTCTATAGACAACCTTTATGATAATAAAATGCCTGATGATTTGGTAAAAAAAATTCAAATGTTCATTGAAAAAAATGACTACGCACTTCTTGAAAATATTATTGATGAAGTTAAAGGATATAAATATAGTGATTACCTATTTAAATTTTTAGTTGGATTTTCAGCATTAAATGCAGATAAATCTGCAACTTTAAAGAAGATGTTTCAGTTTTTTGTAAGAGTAAATTTTAGAGATGCTTTAAATTCAGCATATAGTATTTTACCTGTTACAAGTTGTTATTCTGACACTGTAAATAATATGGATATGTTATTTGAAATACCTTCAAAATACCATGTTGCCTGGTATGCAGAAAAGTTTGCAGGTAATGAAACGGCATCAGAAATACTCAAGAAAAAATTAAAAGAGAACAAGAAGTCCTTTGAAGAAGCAATAAGCTTATCAGAAGGCGCCAGTAAAAATTATTTAATGTCATTTATGCTTGATGGTGATGAAAAATCAAATTATATAAAAACTCTTGAGGAAAATTGTATAAATGTGTTTTCAAAAGTTCTTAGGGAAGATAAAGTAAATGAAGGGGATATAAGTGTAGTAGAATCATTTTTACGAGATGATGTTTCCTTTGAAAATGTGAAAAACACACTATATTCAATAGAACCACAAAATACAAGTTATTGGAGAATGAATAATGAATTAATAGAAGTACTGAATATTTTATGCAAAAATTTAGGCGGAGGTATTAATTTATATGAAAGAGTAGTTTCAGTAATGGCAGCAGTTGGTTATAAGAATTATATTGTAAAACTTTCATCAGATTATAAGAGAAACACTGGAACAGAGTACAGCAGTGAAAAGTTTCATAAAATATTTGATATACTTAGAAAGTACAGTGTACCTATCCTGGCAAAGATGAAACTTATAGATAATATTATAAATGATTATGATTATATGGGTAGGAAAGCAGCAGCACTTCATACTGTTTTAAAAGATATTGTGGTAAAAGATAAAGATGAAGTTGTTAAAAATATAGATAATATTTCAGCAGATGGAAGATGTGTATTTTTAGAGTATATATTTAAAGTGAAAAAGGAAGAAAATATAAAAGTAGTTTTAGATAAGTTTGGAGATGGCTCAAAAAAGGTTAAGGAAAAGATAGTAGAGTTGTTTACAAATAGTTCAAGCAATCTTAAATATATGGAAGGTGTGCTTGATAAGCTTAAGGCCAAGAAACAGGGAGAAAGAGAAGTTGCTATAAGAATTTTATCAAAATGGTTAAATGAGGAAGGCATTGAAGAAGAAAGAAGTAAGCTCATTAAAGAATGTTTAAATTATACTCTGGAGGCTGAAAAGAGTCAGAAAATAAGAGCCTTACTTATGGAGGTTTTGGGAATTGAACAAAAAGGCATGGACAAAGAAAAATTAAAAGGTGAGGAATTTATAAAAGATTTACTTAAAGGCAATAAAAAGAATTCACTTTCATGGCTTGAATTTGATTCATTACCTAAAGTTAAATTAGAAGAGAGTAATAATTACTGTGAAGAGGACTATTTAAAGGCCGTTTTACTTTGCTATTCAGCATCAAATACTATAGGCAAGAGTGTCGATGGAGACAGGCTTGTTCAAAAGTTAAATAGAGATAGCTTGAAATTATTTGCAAATGAAGTTTTTGATAGGTGGTTTGAAAAAGGTGCAGAAGCTAAAAAGAGATGGGTGCCTGGATTTTCATCAATTTATGGCGGAGAAGAAATTGTAATGAAGCTGCAAAAGTGTATCAATGATTGGGCAAAGAATTCAAGAGGTGCCATAGCAAGTCAGGCAGTTAAGGCTCTAGCTTTAAATGGGGGTTCTTCTGCACTTTTAATAGTTGATGGTATCTCAAGAAAATTCAAGTTCAAGCAGGTTAAAAAAGCAGCAGCAGAAGCACTTGATTTTGCTGCAGAGCAAATGGGAGTAGATAGAGAAGAACTTTCTGATAAAGTTGTTCCGAACTTAGGATTTAATGCAAGTGGAGAGAGAATATTTGACTATGGAAGTAGAAAGTTTATTGTAAGACTTGCTGCGGATTTAAGTGTAGAAGTATATGATCAAAATGAAAAGAAACTTAAAAACTTGCCTTCACCAGGCAAAAAAGATGATGAATCAAAAGCAAAGGAAGCACGTAGTGAATTTAGAGCATTTAAAAAGCAATTGAAAAATACAATTTCAGTTCAAACTACTAGAATGGATTTGGCACTCTCAAATGAAAGAAAGTGGACAAAAGAAGCATGGATAAAACTATTTGTTGAAAACCCTATTATGCATAAATTTTCAATAGGACTTATATGGGGAATCTATGAAAATTCAAAATTAGTAGATACATTTAGATATATGGAAGATGGAACTTTTAATACTAAAGATGAAGATGAATTTGAAGTACCTGAAAAATCAAGCATAGGACTTGTGCATCCTCTTGAACTTTCTAGAGAGGATTTAAATCTTTGGAAGGAACAGCTTGAAGACTATGAAATTGTACAGCCTATTAAACAATTGGATAGAGAAGTATTTACTATGACTGAAGAAGAAAAGAAAATGAAATATGTAGATAGATTTGGAGGGAAAATCGTAAATGGTCTATCGCTTGTAGGTAAGATAATGAACTATGGCTGGTATAGAGGTTCTATTCAGGATGCAGGAGGATACTATGAATTTTACAAGGAAGATAACAGCTTGGGCATAGGAGTTGAATTGAAGTTTGAAGGATTGTCTGTTGGCTATGAAAATGAAGATACGACAATTTATATATTGAGATTTTATAATGCAGGTACAGTAAAAAGAGGAAGTTACATATATGATGAGATAAAGGAACAGCATTTACTTTCCTTAAGCCAAGTTCCAGAAAAATATTTTAGTGAAATACTATATCAAGTTAGCAGTGCACTATCATCAAGCAGTACAGTAAATGAAAATTGGAGAAATGGTTCTGGAATTAAGTTTTAAAAATGTTGTTAAACAATGGACATAGAAAGGGAAAATGGGTATAGATTTGTGTAAAAACTAAATCTATACCCATTCCCTTAAAATTTTAAGATGTAATTTAAAACAGGATCAGTTTTATTCATGTAATCTTTTATAGACAATTCAATTATCTTATCAGGTGCAAAAGTGCTGCTGTTGTTATTGGAACTTTTATTAAACTGTGTGGAATAACTTATTTCCATCTTTGAATTTGGAAGTTCAAATTCCTTTACAGCACCATAGTGATTTGGTTTACCACTAGTAGTTTCCCCTACAAAAGTTGCGTTAGTATCCTTTTTTAATAGGCTAGTATCAACTATTGCGGATGAAAAGGTATTCCTTCCAACTATCACAAATAGGTGATTTTTATTATTTAACTTTTTATTTTTAAGCCAGTCTATAATTGGTTTTATATATTTATCACTTCCACCGGAATTATCTCTCATATCAATTACAAATTTATCTACAGTATGTGTATTCATAAAGCTTAACATTTGAGCTATAAAATCTTCTATGGATTTACCTGAGTCCTCGTCACTTTGGCACTTATTATATTTAAAATAAACTGTCTTCTCATCACTTAAATATTTATACCAGTAATTTAAATTTTTCTTTTGCATATAAAGTGGATATGAACTATTGTATGTTTCATTTACGATAAACTTTTCACTAATTTTGTGTTTATCCATAGAACTTACATTTAAATTAAAAATTTTTCCATTACTGTCTTGAAAAGTAAAGACTGCTTTATTTGTATCAGATACAACTTTTATGCCATGGACAATTTCAGGATTTGACAAATACTTGGGCACACTCTTTTTAACCATTCCTTCGTTGTCATTTACTATTAAAGGTAAAATCGCTTCTTGGATATTTTTTATGTCTTTACCATTTATCTTTATGAGTTTGGCATAAAGAGCTTTTTTGTACTCACTTGTAGTATTTACAACATATACACCTTCTTTAAAATAGTAAAATTCCATTGGATATGCATTTAAGGTTTCCTTATATGCAGATGTATGTGAATCTCCTATGGATGCAGTTATTTTATAGATACCAGCAGCTATTTCATCGTCATTTAAATTATCTACTGAATTTTTTAGTGTATTTATTTCATCATTAAACTTTTCTTCATTTATTTTAAAAAATAAATTTACATGTTTTTTAGGAAGAGCTTTTTGCATATAACTTAAGTCTTTTTTCCACTTTGTATTTCTATCTCCACCTAGATACTCAGATTCACATCCTGCAGCAGCTATAGCAAAAGAAAATAGTATAAAACCAAAAACTAATTTTACAAATTTATTCATCGTTAACTCCTTTTAATTTATATCCTTTTTGTTAAATTCGTATATAGAAATACTTATAAAAAATATAAAACACAAAACACTTGAAATTATAATATAATTCAAATCAACACGATAATCCAAATCAACATGTGCATTTGAATAAAAATAATCTACTGAAAGCCATGGTGATAGTAGCGGAATATATTTTGCACAATATGAAAAAGACTGAGTTCTAAGTAGACATGACAAAATAAACCCTAATATACCATAAGTCATTGGCATTATAATATTCCTGCTCAAGTTTGCAATTAATACAGGAATTGGAACTAATAAAAATTGAAATAACATAGATAATATATTTGCTTTTAAATCCTTTGTTATAACATTTATCTCGGGTAAATTTCCATTTAAAAAGTAATAGCTTAATGGTATTGATATGATTTCGATAACATATGTTAAAAAAATCAATATATATATTACAACCAATTTTGACATGAAAATTTTTGATTTGCTTGCTGGATAAGCGTATAATACATTAGCTGTCTTATCTGTAAATTCCCTTGAAAATACATATGCCGATATTATTGAAAATAAAACTATAAACAACATTATAAAATTTGTCTGTTCTATATTGTAAGCATATTTTTCAAAAGACATGTTAACTTCAGTTATATGTCTTGCAGCAAACATAAGTATTGTCATAATTGTTCCGCCAATCAAAACAAGAGGTGCAATGCAAGTCTTTTTCAATTTAAAAAATTCTGAGCATATCATATTTAACATTTTAGAATTCCTCCATTAAAATTAGTTTATATCTCCATTAATATAGTGATATAAACATAGAAATATAGATACACCAAAAGTTAAAACTGCACTTGAAATTACAAGTACATAATCAATTGGATCACCTTTATAAAAGTAGTATATGGGTAATGCGGGAAGCATGAGTGGGTCCACCTGCATATATATGCCCATAAGCATCATAAATGCAGAAGATACAGCTCCAAGTATGCCATATATTACAGGAAAGATAATGTTCTTTGTTAAGTTCCCAATTAATATTGGAATCGGTATTAGCAAAAACTGAAATAGCATGGAATATAAGTTGACTTCTATATCTTTAACAATAAGATAAGATGGAAGTAAATTTCCCCATGATATATAAAGTGTCAAATATGTGGATATAGATTGAATGAAATATGCAAATGCAATTATTATATACACTGTAATTAATTTTCCAATGAAAATTTTTATTCTAGAAGATGGATAAATAAATAAAGTATTTGCAGTTTTATCTGTAAATTCTCTTGAGAAAACATAACTTGCTATTAATGAGAAAAAAACTATATATAAAAACTGAAAACAAATCACTTCTATGTTTACCCTATAATTCATAAATAAAGTATTTCTTAGTGTTTCTGAACTACCTCTATAGTTGTTTGAAAGTGCTTGTATACATTCAAGTATTGGAACAAAAATAGCAGCAATTAAAGTTATAATTACTAGATATGACTTTTTAAGCTTTAAAAATTCAGAGTATACTATATTAAACATTTAATTGCCTCCTGTAAGCTTTATAAAATAATCTTCCAGGCTGTCCACTTTTAAACATATTTCATCTACAAGTAAATCATTTGAAACTAAAGCTTTATTTATATTTGAAATTTCCTGAAGCTTTTCATAAACCCTAAAATTATTTTTTCCCCATATGACATAATCTTTTATTCCAAGTTTTTCTTCAAGGATGAAAGAAGCTTTTTTATCATTATTCACTTTGATATTTATATAATGTCTGTTTCTTCTTTGAAGTTCGTCATAGGATATTTCTTCTAGGAGCTCTCCTTTATGAATTATGCCTATCTTATTTGCCATCTGTTGAACTTCGCTTAATATATGACTTGATATTAAAAACGTAATACCTTGTTTTTTACATAAGTCTATAATAAGTTCTCTTATTTCTTTAATTCCTATAGGATCAAGCCCATTAGTTGGTTCGTCCAATATTAAAAATTCAGGATGATGTAAAAGTGCCCTTGCAATTCCAAGCCTTTGTTTCATACCAAGTGAAAATTCTTTTACTTTTTTATTTTTAACATCACTTATACCTACTACTTTTAAGGTTTCATCTATGCAATTCTTGCCCTGGACTCCCATCATCCGCCTGTGTATTTCCAAGTTTTCACCTGCTGTAAGATTTGGATAAAATCCTGGATATTCTATCATTGAACCTATTCTCTCCAGCACTTTTCTATTTGAAGTTTTCTCAGAAAAAAGTTCGATTTCTCCAGAAGTCGGTTTTATAAGTCCCATAATCATTCTTATGGTTGTAGTTTTTCCAGCACCATTTTGTCCAAGAAATCCATATATATCACCTTTTTTTATGTGTATATTCAAATTTTTAACTGCACAAAAGTGTTTAAATTCTTTTGTTAAATTGTAAGTTTTAAGAATGTCGTCCATCACGATACCTCCATTAACATTTAATAAAAAAGGACTATGTCTATAATATACAACATAATCCTTACATGCTATTTAATAAGTTCTTACAATTTTCTTAAATTCTGCTTCAGCGTAAATTTAAATTCTGTTCTTTCAAAAGGAGTGCTGGATACAAAAATGTTTCCACCTAATGATTCAACCAACTTTTTTACTATTGTAAGTCCCAATCCACTGCTTTTTAAATTTAACTTTCTGGATTTTTCTACGGTATACAATCTATCAAATACATAAGGCAAATCTTCTTTAGGTATTCCAGGTCCATTGTCCCATACGGAAATAAAAACATTATCATTGTCACAGCTTAAATCAATACCTATTTTAGTGGCATGTGAGCCGTACTTTAATGCATTATTTATGAGATTTGCTAAAATTCTGTTTAGTGATTTTTCATCTGCCACAGCATAAACATCATCTTTTTCAAACTTTAATTCAGGTTCAATATTTATCTTTTTAAATTCACTAAAGAAAAGTAATATGTTTTGTCTTACAATTTCACATATATTTATTTCTTTTACATCAAGTTTGAAGTCATTTGAGTCCATCTTTGAAATTTCAAAAAATTCTTCTATCAAATTGTAGAGGTAAATTCCCTTACTGTAAGCTATTTTCATATAACGTTCTTTTTCAGCTAGTGTTAAGGTGGTATCATTTAACAGTAGTTCTATATACCCAAGGATTGATGTGAGTGGTGTTCTTAAATCATGTGATATATTTGATATCATCCTTTTACGAGATTCTTCACTTGTATTACTTTTGTCCTGTACTTTTTGAAGCCTGTTTATCAACCTATTTATATTTATAATCAGTTTACTTAAAGTTCTTACATGAGTTTGTGTTCTTATCCTTTGATTCAAATTTCCATTTAATATTTGATCAATGACTATTGAAATATAATTTGCTTTTTTATAAAAGCTCATTAGTATAAGTATTAGAAAAATTATTATGAATATTAAAACGCAATTTAATATACTCATATTATTCACCAAGTTTATATCCTATTCCCCATACAGTAACTATGTATTTAGGGTTGTTTGGATTATCTTCAATTTTGTTCCTAAGCCTCTTAATATGTACCATTACAGTATTATCATCGTGCAAATAGTCATTTTCCCAAACTCCATTAAATATTTGTGCTTTTGTAAAAACTCTATCAGGATTTTTAAGAAAAAACTTTAGAAGCTCAAATTCCTTTGGAGTCAAGTTTAGTTCTTTGTCTTCTTTAAAGAACTTATGATTCGAAGTATCTAATTTTAAAGATTTATATGTTAAAGTTGGATTTTTATCATGAACATTATTGTAGTATATATATCTTCTAAGCTGAGCTTTGACTCTAGCTGCAAGTTCTCTTGTGGAAAATGGTTTTATCATATAATCATCAGCACCCATGCTGAGCCCTATAACTCTATCGGTTTCTTCATTTTTAGCGGAAAGAATAATAACGGGTACAGTACTATTTTCTCGTATTTTTCTCAAAACTTCTATACCATCTATATAAGGAAGCATTAAATCTAGAATAATCAATTGAAAAGTATTGTCGTATTTCTCAAGTGCATCTTTTCCGTCAAAAGCTTGTACTATATTATAATTTTCATTTTTTAAAGTATTATAGATTAAGTTGTTTATTTCTTCATCATCCTCTATAACAAGTATTTTAGATATATTCATTTGGATACCCTCGTTTCATTAATTTTGTCTGATGGCTAGCTACTGTAACACTCCCACGCACACATCGAAAGCGACTATACCAAATCAAAGATTTGGAATATCTGCTTGCACACAGCGAAAGCGACTATCACCAAATCAGAGATTTGGGATATCTGCTTTTCCCACTAAGTAATATTCATTGATAATCCTACAATTATTATATAAAAAGAGGAATATGTTTTTCAATGATGTAGCGATTCAAAACAAAAATAAGTTTATCTAATGATTATTAACAGGCTTCTCGGTATCTTTGATCTGATGATAGTTGCTTTTACAGAGTGCATGAGAGTATTAGAGAGGATAGTTAGCGGATAAACACTGTAATTAGGTTAAAATCAGTATAATCTCTACCGGGTGTATCTATGTGCGAAATATTAAGTATAAGAGGGAAATATTGATTATTTACAATATAATTTGTAGTATTTGAATATAAGACATCAGTGGTGTTATAAGAAATATGATAAGATTACATACGTTGCTTGAGCAGTTGATAAATGTTGCTTGAGAGCCGCGTAAATTTATATTTTGTTAGTAGAAAAAAAGATGTTGACAAAATAAAAAAGACGTGATAAACTATAAAAGCTGTCGAAGTGAGACGGCAAAATGATCTTTGAAAATTAAACAGAGGAAGATATAAGTACAACTTATTTAGAATAAACCAGCAATTCTTTTGAGCTGCGAGAGCAGCTAAAAAAGTAATTTCGTAATTTGGTGTATTATGATCAGTGATAACTGAAAGTAATATACTAAAATTGATAGTAACGAGTACAGCGAGGAAAATGCTGAACGAGGAGCGGAACTTACTAACGTAATTGAGCACCGGAGTGAAGTATTTGACGAAGCTGGGCGAAGTTAATATCAATTTTCTATAGAGCCATATAAACTTTTAAATTAAGAGTTTGATCCTGGCTCAGGACGAACGCTGGCGGCGTGCTTAACACATGCAAGTCGAGCGATGAAGCTCCTTCGGGAGTGGATTAGCGGCGGACGGGTGAGTAACACGTGGGTAACCTACCTCAAAGAGGGGGATAGCCTCCCGAAAGGGAGATTAATACCGCATAATAATCAGTTTTCACATGGAGACTGATTTAAAGGAGTAATCCGCTTTGAGATGGACCCGCGGCGCATTAGCTAGTTGGTAGGGTAACGGCCTACCAAGGCGACGATGCGTAGCCGACCTGAGAGGGTGATCGGCCACATTGGAACTGAGAGACGGTCCAGACTCCTACGGGAGGCAGCAGTGGGGAATATTGCACAATGGGCGAAAGCCTGATGCAGCAACGCCGCGTGAGTGAAGAAGGTTTTCGGATTGTAAAGCTCTGTCTTTGGGGACGATAATGACGGTACCCAAGGAGGAAGCCACGGCTAACTACGTGCCAGCAGCCGCGGTAATACGTAGGTGGCGAGCGTTGTCCGGAATTACTGGGCGTAAAGAGTGCGTAGGCGGATATTTAAGTGAGATGTGAAATACCCGGGCTTAACCCGGGCACTGCATTTCAAACTGGATATCTAGAGTGCGGGAGAGGAGAATGGAATTCCTAGTGTAGCGGTGAAATGCGTAGAGATTAGGAAGAACACCAGTGGCGAAGGCGATTCTCTGGACCGTAACTGACGCTGAGGCACGAAAGCGTGGGTAGCAAACAGGATTAGATACCCTGGTAGTCCACGCCGTAAACGATGAGTACTAGGTGTAGGAGGTATCGACCCCTTCTGTGCCGCAGTAAACACAATAAGTACTCCGCCTGGGAAGTACGATCGCAAGATTAAAACTCAAAGGAATTGACGGGGGCCCGCACAAGCAGCGGAGCATGTGGTTTAATTCGAAGCAACGCGAAGAACCTTACCTGGACTTGACATACCCTGAATATCTTAGAGATAAGAGAAGCCCTTCGGGGCAGGGATACAGGTGGTGCATGGTTGTCGTCAGCTCGTGTCGTGAGATGTTAGGTTAAGTCCTGCAACGAGCGCAACCCCTGTTGTTAGTTGCTAACATTTAGTTGAGCACTCTAGCAAGACTGCCGCGGTTAACGCGGAGGAAGGTGGGGATGACGTCAAATCATCATGCCCCTTATGTCCAGGGCAACACACGTGCTACAATGGGCAGTACAGAGAGAAGCAAGACCGCAAGGTGGAGCAAACCTCAAAAACTGCCCCCAGTTCGGATTGCAGGCTGAAACTCGCCTACATGAAGTTGGAGTTGCTAGTAATCGCGAATCAGAATGTCGCGGTGAATACGTTCCCGGGCCTTGTACACACCGCCCGTCACACCATGAGAGCTGGCAACACCCGAAGTCCGTAGTCTAACTTAGGAGGACGCGGCCGAAGGTGGGGTTAGTAATTGGGGTGAAGTCGTAACAAGGTAGCCGTAGGAGAACCTGCGGCTGGATCACCTCCTTTCTAGGGAGTCGAAAGATAGAGTATAATCTATCTTATAAATTGATGGTTTAAGTAAGTTAGAAAATCTACTCTGTTTAATTTTGAAGGATCATAGATTCTTCAAAAATAGAATAAAAATATTTTGGGGGTATAGCTCAGCTGGGAGAGCATCTGCCTTGCACGCAGAGGGTCAAGAGTTCGAATCTCTTTATCTCCACCATTTAGGGCTTATAGCTCAGCTGGTTAGAGCGCACGCCTGATAAGCGTGAGGTCGATGGTTCGAGTCCATTTAAGCCCACCAAAGGTTTTCATTAGAAAACCATTTTCAATTTATAATGTAAATTGAAAAATTGTCCTTTGAAAATTGCACAGTAAATAAGAAATAAAGTAAAGCTAAGGTTATAATATAACCTTTGTAGATGATACAAAGAAAATTACTAAAAGTAATTTTCAATAATAAAGGTCAAGCTACAAAGGGCGCATGGAGGATGCCTTGGCACCAGGAGCCTAAGAAGGACGCGATAAGCTGCGAAAAGCTCTGGGTAGGCGCAAATAGCCAGAGAACCAGAGATATCCGAATGGGGAAACCCACCTAGACAACGCTAGGTACTGCAAACTGAATACATAGGTTTGTAGAGGCAAACCCGGGGAACTGAAACATCTAAGTACCCGGAGGAAGAGAAAGAAACATCGATTTCCTAAGTAGCGGCGAGCGAAAGGGAAAGAGCCCAAACCAGGAACTTGTTCCTGGGGTTGCGGATAGGTCATAAATACTGTGAAGTGTTAATTGAAGAGAGCTGGAAGGCTCCGCCGTAGAAGGTAAAAGTCCTGTAAATGAAAACAAAGAGCAGTCAGATCTAATCCAGAGTACCACGAGACACGAGAAACCTTGTGGGAAACAGGGAGGACCACCTCCCAAGGCTAAATACTACCTGGTGACCGATAGAGAAGGAGTACCGTGAGGGAAAGGTGAAAAGAACCCCGGGAGGGGAGTGAAATAGAACCTGAAACCGTGTGTCCACAAACAGTCGAAGTACGTAAAGTACGACGGCGTGCTTTTTGTAGAACGAGCCAGCGAGTTACGATATGCAGCAAGGTTAAGTACTTAAGGT contains:
- a CDS encoding ABC transporter ATP-binding protein, which gives rise to MDDILKTYNLTKEFKHFCAVKNLNIHIKKGDIYGFLGQNGAGKTTTIRMIMGLIKPTSGEIELFSEKTSNRKVLERIGSMIEYPGFYPNLTAGENLEIHRRMMGVQGKNCIDETLKVVGISDVKNKKVKEFSLGMKQRLGIARALLHHPEFLILDEPTNGLDPIGIKEIRELIIDLCKKQGITFLISSHILSEVQQMANKIGIIHKGELLEEISYDELQRRNRHYINIKVNNDKKASFILEEKLGIKDYVIWGKNNFRVYEKLQEISNINKALVSNDLLVDEICLKVDSLEDYFIKLTGGN
- a CDS encoding response regulator transcription factor, whose protein sequence is MNISKILVIEDDEEINNLIYNTLKNENYNIVQAFDGKDALEKYDNTFQLIILDLMLPYIDGIEVLRKIRENSTVPVIILSAKNEETDRVIGLSMGADDYMIKPFSTRELAARVKAQLRRYIYYNNVHDKNPTLTYKSLKLDTSNHKFFKEDKELNLTPKEFELLKFFLKNPDRVFTKAQIFNGVWENDYLHDDNTVMVHIKRLRNKIEDNPNNPKYIVTVWGIGYKLGE
- a CDS encoding sensor histidine kinase, with amino-acid sequence MSILNCVLIFIIIFLILILMSFYKKANYISIVIDQILNGNLNQRIRTQTHVRTLSKLIININRLINRLQKVQDKSNTSEESRKRMISNISHDLRTPLTSILGYIELLLNDTTLTLAEKERYMKIAYSKGIYLYNLIEEFFEISKMDSNDFKLDVKEINICEIVRQNILLFFSEFKKINIEPELKFEKDDVYAVADEKSLNRILANLINNALKYGSHATKIGIDLSCDNDNVFISVWDNGPGIPKEDLPYVFDRLYTVEKSRKLNLKSSGLGLTIVKKLVESLGGNIFVSSTPFERTEFKFTLKQNLRKL